The genomic DNA CCAGAACACCTACCGCGGCCTCGTGAAGGTGCTCAAGGGGGCGGAAGGGGCGCGGAATTACTCCCAGTGCGACTCGATGCTCCTCGGCGACCGGTGCGGGGCACACACGTTCCCCTACATCGACGTCGGGAACACCTCGTCCACCGTCGAGCACGAGGCCTCGGTGTCCAAGATCGGAGAGGACCAGATCTTCTACTGCCAGCAGCGGGGCGTTTCCGCCGAGGACGCCGTGAGCATGATCGTCAACGGCTTCTGCAAGGAGGTGTTCCGCGAACTCCCCATGGAGTTCGCGGTCGAAGCGCAGAAGCTGCTGGGCGTGAGCCTGGAGGGGAGCGTCGGATGACCACCTCGCGGGAGGACAACGCGGTCATGCTCGAGATCCGCCGCTTGCATGCCAGCGTCGGCGGCAACGAGATCCTGCGGGGGATCGACCTCCGCGTCGCGTCCGGGGAGGTCCACGCGATCATGGGCCCGAACGGGTCCGGAAAGAGCACTCTCGCGGGCGTCCTCGCTGGGCGAGCCGCATACGAGGTCACCGCGGGGTCGGTTTCCTATCGGGGCCGGGACCTTTTCGGTATGGCCGCGGAAGAGCGCGCGCGGGAAGGTCTTTTCCTGGCGTTCCAGTATCCGGTGGAGATCCCGGGAGTGAGCAACGTCTACTTCCTCAAGGCCGCTCTGAACGCGATCCGCAAGCACCGCGGACTCGAGGAATTGGACGCGATGGACTTCCTGGCCCTCGTTCGCGACCGGACGAAGCTCGTGGAGATGGACGAGGCGCTCCTCAGCCGGCCGGTGAACGCTGGCTTCTCGGGGGGCGAGAAGAAGAGAAACGAGATCTTCCAGATGGCGGTCCTGGAGCCCAGTCTCGCGATCCTCGACGAGACCGACTCGGGACTCGACATCGACGCGCTCCGGGTCGTGGCGAACGGGGTCAACGCGCTCAGGAGCCCGGACAGGTCGATCATCGTCGTCACCCATTACCAGCGCCTGCTGAACTACATCGTTCCCGACTTCGTCCACGTGCTCGCCGACGGGCGAATCGTCCGCTCGGGCGGCCGCGAACTGGCCCTCGAGCTCGAGGAGAAGGGGTACGGATGGATCACCGAGCCGGCGGGCCGACCGGGCGGAGCCCTCGGATGACCCCGGCGGCGGCCGAGATCGACGCCTACGTGTCGGCGTTCGCCGTGGCGGGGGTCGATCGTTCGACGCCGGAGCCCGCGTGGCTGCACGCCCTGCGCCGGAAGTCCATGACCCGCTTCGAGGCCCTGGGTCTTCCGACGGGGCGCGAGGAGTCCTGGCGGCAGACGCCGGTCGCTCCGGTCGTCGCGACCCCGTTCCGGCCGGCGAGGCCGGGCGCCGCTTTCGCGGCCGACCGATTGCCGGGCGGTCCCTCTCTCCCGTTCCGCTCGACGACGCGGCTCGTTTTCGTGGATGGGGGGTTCGAGTCCGCCCTGTCGGCGGTTCCTCCGCCTGACTCGGGATTCTTCGCCGGCTCCCTCGCTTCGGCCCTCCGCGAGATCCCGTCCGCGATGGAGCCCCTCCTCGGCCGGATCGGCAACGCCGAGACGAGGCCATTCGTGGCGCTGAACGCCGCGTTCTTCGCGGACGCGGCGGTGGTGCGGATTCCCGCGGGGCTCTCGCTCGACGAGCCGGTCCACGTGGTCCACGTCGCGGCCCGGCGGGGAGAGGCGGAGATGACCTGCCTGCGCACGCTCGTCGTGGCGGAGCCCGGGAGCCGTGCGACGGTCGTCGAGTCGTTCCTTTCCGCCGACGGCCGCCCGGGCCTGACGAACGCGGTCGCGGAGGTCGAGATCGCGGAAGGCGCCTCGATCGATCACGTGCGATTCCAGTCCGAAGGCGCCACGGACCTCCACCTCGGAACGCTCGACGCCCGACTCGGCCGCGATGGACGATTCGCCTCCCACGCGATTTCGATCGGGGCGCGATGGGCGCGCGTCGAGATCGGCGTGACGCTGGCCGGCACGGGGGCGGAGTGTTTTCTGAACGGGATGTACGTCGCCGACGGGGCCCGGCACGTGGACCACAGGACTTCGGTGGACCATGCCGTCCCGCACGGCGCGAGCCACCAACTCTACAAAGGGCTCCTGGGGGGCGCGTCGCGCGCGGTGTTCCACGGGAGGATCCTCGTACGTGAAGACGCCCAGAAGACCGACGCCTTCCAGTCCAACAAGAACCTGCTGTTGTCCGGAGATGCGCTGGTCTTTACCCGTCCCCAGCTCGAGATCCACGCGAACGACGTCAAGTGCACCCATGGCGCCACGATCGGTCGGCTGGACCCCGAGGCGCTCTTCTACCTGCGGTCCCGTGGAGTCGGCGTCGAGGAGGCCCGCGGCGTGCTGATCCGGGCATTCACCGGCGAGGTGCTGCAGCGGATTCCGGCTGCGGAGGTCAGGGAGGGAATCGAGGTCGAGGTCGCGTCGCGGGTGCCCGTCGAGTCGGACTGGGGGGGGATCGCATGAGAGCCGCGAGAAAGGTCTCAGAGGAGTCCGCCGCGGGGGTCGCGCTTGACGTGCAGAGGATCCGCGAGGACTTTCCGATCCTGAAGCGCAGGATCCATGGGAAGCCCCTCGTCTACCTCGATAGCGCGGCGAGCACCCAGAAGCCCCTCCCGGTGATCGAGGCGATGACTCAGTTCTACGCTGCGGGGTACTCGAACATCCATCGTGGGGTCTACCTGCTGAGCGAGGAGGCCACGGAGGCTTACGAGTCGGCTCGGGCGAGGGTTTCCGCTTACGTGGGCGCTCGCGAGAGTAGGGAAATCGTGTTCGTCCGCGGCACCACCGAGGCAATCAACCTCGTGGCGCAGACCTGGGGGAGGGTCCGCGTCGGCGCCGGCGATGAAATCCTGGTCTCCGGGATGGAGCACCATTCCAACATCGTCCCCTGGCAGATCCTCTGCCAGGAGAAGGGCGCCCGGCTCGTCGTGATCCCGATCGACGACCGAGGCGATCTCGTCTTCGAGGAATTCGAGCGTCTTCTGTCTCCTCGTACCCGAATCGTGGCGGTCGCCCACGTGTCGAACGCGCTAGGCACCGTCAACCCGATACGCCGGATCGTCGAGGTGGCCCACGGCCGCGGAGTGCCCGTCCTGGTGGACGGCGCGCAGGCCGTCGCCCATCAGCCGGTGGACGTCGAGGAGCTGGGGTGCGATTTCTACGCGTTCTCCGGCCACAAGCTCTACGGTCCGACCGGGGTCGGCGTGCTCTACGGGCGAGCCGAATTCCTGGAGGCGATGCCCCCCTACCAGGGGGGCGGGGACATGATCCGCAGCGTCACCTTCGAGAAGACGACGTACAACGACATCCCGCACAAGTTCGAGGCCGGGACCCCCGATATCGGTGGAGCGGTGGTGCTAGGGGCGGCCATCGATTACGTGAGCGGGATCGGACTCGAGGCGATCGCGGCGCACGAGGCCGACCTCCTCGACCGGGCCACCCGGCTCATGGAGTCGGTCCCGCGCGTGCGAATCATCGGCACCGCGCGGAAGAAGGCGGGGGTTCTCTCGTTCGTCGTCGAGGGGATTCACCCCCACGATGTCGGGACGGTCCTCGACAACGACGGGATCGCGATCCGGGCCGGCCACCTGTGCGCGCAGCCCGTGATGGAGCGGTTCGGGGTCCCGGCGACCGCACGCGCCTCTTTCGGCATGTACAATACCCGGGAGGAGATCGAGATTTTCGCGGAAGGGATCCGAAGGGTGATCGAGGTGTTCGGCTGATGCCCGATCTTCGTGATCTTTATCAGGAAGTGATCCTCGACCACAGCAAGCGTCCCCGGAACTTCAGGAAGCCGGAGGGGGCTAACCGGCACGCGGACGGTTACAACCCGTTGTGCGGTGACAAGGTGACGATCTACCTGACGGTCCTCGACGGCCGCGTGCACGACGCGGCATTCCAGGGCTCCGGCTGTGCCATCTCCACCGCCTCTGCATCGATGATGACGGAGCGCCTCAAGGGACGGACCGTGGAGGAGGCCGAGGCGCTGTTCTCGCGGTTCCACCAGCTCCTCACGTCCGGCGAGGACCCGGCGAATCCCGCCCCGGAGCTCGGGAAGCTGGCGGCCTTCGCCGGCGTTCGGGAGTATCCGATGCGGGTGAAATGCGCCACCCTCGCCTGGCACACGCTCCGCAGCGCGCTCGACGAGACCGGCGAGTTGGCACCGGAGTAGCCGGCCGCGCCCGTTCCGGGCGGCCGGTCTCGCGGAGGGAACGTCAGTGCCCGACGATGTGGCCGCCGAGCCCAAGGACGTCGAGCGCGGCGTCGTCGCTGCCCTCAAGACGGTGTACGACCCCGAGATCCCGGTCGACATCTGGGAGTTGGGTTTGATCTACAGTCTCGAGGTCTCGCCCGGCGGACACGTGGACCTCAAGATGACCCTGACCGCGCCCGGATGTCCAGTCGCGGGGTCGCTCCCCGGAGAGGTCGAGGCCCGGATTCTAGAGGTTCCCGGCGTCACCTCTGCCAGGGTCGAGCTGGTCTGGGAGCCGATGTGGAGCAAGGAGATGATGTCGGAGGAGGCCAAGCTCCGCCTCGGATTCTTCTGAGCACCACAACCTTCTGAGAGCCCGTGCCGCGTGATTCCCCGCGACCCGGTCCCAGCGCCGCCGAGCCAAATCACTCTCCCGACGCGGAATGTTGATGGATTCGCTCTGTCCGGACGATCGAATCGTTGAATATCGCAAACTGACCGTTAATTTTTTCAACTGCACGATAACTGACTGGAATATAAACGCTTATCGCCACCAATCCGCACCAATTCGAGAAGGTCGGTCGAAACATTCAACGTTTCTTCCTGCGTTGAATGTTCATTACCGCAACTCGGTCCGGATCATGCATGTTGCGAAATCGTGCTATGCCGCGATTTACACGTTCGAGACAAACAAGGGCTGGAGGACTGAAACATCTGGCTCGACTCTTGCCCTTAGGACCGTGGCGGAGGAAGAAGGAACACCCAGCCGAAGGAGGTCACGCCATGGTCGCCCTTTTCGTTCTGCTCACCATCATCGCCCTTCTGACGATCGACTACTTCGTGCAGCGCTCCGATCTGCGGAAGGCTGGCGCCACGGTCCGGCCGGCCGGGACCGAATCTGCCCAACTCGCGCCGGCCGTTGCCAGGTCGCCGATCCGGATCGACAAGGTCCCGGCGGGCGTGTTCGTCGATCCCGGCCACGTCTGGGTCCAGCTCGAGCCGACCGGCACGCTGCGCATGGGCGCGGACTCGATCCCGGCTGCCCTGCTCGGACGTCCCGACCGGATCGACCTCGAGCACGAGGGGACGCAGCTAAGGCGTGGCGACCGCATCGCCACGCTGAGCCGCGGCACCCGCTCGCTCACGCTGCGTGCGCCCGTGGACGGCATCGTGACCCGCGTGAACGCCGAGGCCCAGGCCAGCCCCGCCCGAGTCCAGGACGACCCGTTTGGGCAGGGATGGCTCCTGGGACTCGCGCCGCGCGACCTCGCCCCCGCCCTGAAGCGGATGTTCGTCGCGGAAGAGGCGACGGTGTGGGCACGCGAGCAGCTGCAGAAGCTGCGCGATTTCATGTCGGCAGGCTCGGCCAATTCGCAGCTCGTCGGCGCGACGCTCCAGGACGGCGGCGCCCCGGTCGAGGGCCTCGCGGACCATCTCGACGACACGCGCTGGAAGCAGCTCGTCGACGAAATCTTCCCGGCCCGATCCTAGATTGGCGGCGCCGCACGCCGCGGACGGGGATCCGCGGGCGAAGGGCGACGAGCCACGGAGGCTGAGATGAAGGTGGGGATCCTGACGGACCTGACGAAGTGCGTGGGGTGCGAGGCCTGCGTCTGGGCGTGCAAGGACATTAACGAACTGCCCCGCGCCGACCACGCCAAGGCGCTGTCCGGCACGACGTGGACCGTGATCGAGCGCCACGGCGGCACCAACGTCCGACGCCACTGCATGCACTGCGAAGAGCCGGCGTGCGCCTCCGTCTGTCCGGTCGCGGCCTTCCGGAAGACCCCGCAGGGGCCCGTCATCTATCTCCCCGACCGCTGCATGGGGTGCCGTTACTGCATGATCGGATGCCCGTTCGGCGTCCCGAAGTACGAGTGGGACAAGCCTCTTCCCCTGGTCCGGAAGTGCATCATGTGCTTCGACCGCCGGGTGAAGGACGGGAAGGAACCCGCTTGCACCGCGGCCTGCCCCACCGGAGCAACGGTGTTCGGCGAGCGGGACGCCCTGATCCGCGAGGCGCAGCTTCGCCTCCAGGCGGAGCCCGGACGGTACGTCGACCACATCTACGGGCTGACCGAGGCAGGCGGCACCTCGGTCATGTACATCAGCGACGTGCCGTTCGCCAAGCTCGGGTTCAGGACGAGCGTGAGGGACGATCCGTATCCGAAGCTGACGTGGAACGTCCTGTCCAAGCTCCCCCAGGTCATCAGCGTGTGGGGCGTTACCCTGTTCGGCATCTGGTGGATCGTGAACCGTCGGGACGACGTGGACGAGCGGGAGCGCCGAGGACACGGCGGTCCGGGCAACAACCCCAAGTAGGACGCGAAACCGAAGCCTTCGAGGGAACGCACGATCATGACCAAGGGACTC from Terriglobia bacterium includes the following:
- the sufC gene encoding Fe-S cluster assembly ATPase SufC, which gives rise to MLEIRRLHASVGGNEILRGIDLRVASGEVHAIMGPNGSGKSTLAGVLAGRAAYEVTAGSVSYRGRDLFGMAAEERAREGLFLAFQYPVEIPGVSNVYFLKAALNAIRKHRGLEELDAMDFLALVRDRTKLVEMDEALLSRPVNAGFSGGEKKRNEIFQMAVLEPSLAILDETDSGLDIDALRVVANGVNALRSPDRSIIVVTHYQRLLNYIVPDFVHVLADGRIVRSGGRELALELEEKGYGWITEPAGRPGGALG
- a CDS encoding 4Fe-4S dicluster domain-containing protein; this translates as MKVGILTDLTKCVGCEACVWACKDINELPRADHAKALSGTTWTVIERHGGTNVRRHCMHCEEPACASVCPVAAFRKTPQGPVIYLPDRCMGCRYCMIGCPFGVPKYEWDKPLPLVRKCIMCFDRRVKDGKEPACTAACPTGATVFGERDALIREAQLRLQAEPGRYVDHIYGLTEAGGTSVMYISDVPFAKLGFRTSVRDDPYPKLTWNVLSKLPQVISVWGVTLFGIWWIVNRRDDVDERERRGHGGPGNNPK
- a CDS encoding cysteine desulfurase, whose translation is MRAARKVSEESAAGVALDVQRIREDFPILKRRIHGKPLVYLDSAASTQKPLPVIEAMTQFYAAGYSNIHRGVYLLSEEATEAYESARARVSAYVGARESREIVFVRGTTEAINLVAQTWGRVRVGAGDEILVSGMEHHSNIVPWQILCQEKGARLVVIPIDDRGDLVFEEFERLLSPRTRIVAVAHVSNALGTVNPIRRIVEVAHGRGVPVLVDGAQAVAHQPVDVEELGCDFYAFSGHKLYGPTGVGVLYGRAEFLEAMPPYQGGGDMIRSVTFEKTTYNDIPHKFEAGTPDIGGAVVLGAAIDYVSGIGLEAIAAHEADLLDRATRLMESVPRVRIIGTARKKAGVLSFVVEGIHPHDVGTVLDNDGIAIRAGHLCAQPVMERFGVPATARASFGMYNTREEIEIFAEGIRRVIEVFG
- the sufD gene encoding Fe-S cluster assembly protein SufD, whose product is MTPAAAEIDAYVSAFAVAGVDRSTPEPAWLHALRRKSMTRFEALGLPTGREESWRQTPVAPVVATPFRPARPGAAFAADRLPGGPSLPFRSTTRLVFVDGGFESALSAVPPPDSGFFAGSLASALREIPSAMEPLLGRIGNAETRPFVALNAAFFADAAVVRIPAGLSLDEPVHVVHVAARRGEAEMTCLRTLVVAEPGSRATVVESFLSADGRPGLTNAVAEVEIAEGASIDHVRFQSEGATDLHLGTLDARLGRDGRFASHAISIGARWARVEIGVTLAGTGAECFLNGMYVADGARHVDHRTSVDHAVPHGASHQLYKGLLGGASRAVFHGRILVREDAQKTDAFQSNKNLLLSGDALVFTRPQLEIHANDVKCTHGATIGRLDPEALFYLRSRGVGVEEARGVLIRAFTGEVLQRIPAAEVREGIEVEVASRVPVESDWGGIA
- a CDS encoding glycine cleavage system protein H translates to MVALFVLLTIIALLTIDYFVQRSDLRKAGATVRPAGTESAQLAPAVARSPIRIDKVPAGVFVDPGHVWVQLEPTGTLRMGADSIPAALLGRPDRIDLEHEGTQLRRGDRIATLSRGTRSLTLRAPVDGIVTRVNAEAQASPARVQDDPFGQGWLLGLAPRDLAPALKRMFVAEEATVWAREQLQKLRDFMSAGSANSQLVGATLQDGGAPVEGLADHLDDTRWKQLVDEIFPARS
- a CDS encoding SUF system Fe-S cluster assembly protein; translated protein: MPDDVAAEPKDVERGVVAALKTVYDPEIPVDIWELGLIYSLEVSPGGHVDLKMTLTAPGCPVAGSLPGEVEARILEVPGVTSARVELVWEPMWSKEMMSEEAKLRLGFF
- a CDS encoding SUF system NifU family Fe-S cluster assembly protein, whose translation is MPDLRDLYQEVILDHSKRPRNFRKPEGANRHADGYNPLCGDKVTIYLTVLDGRVHDAAFQGSGCAISTASASMMTERLKGRTVEEAEALFSRFHQLLTSGEDPANPAPELGKLAAFAGVREYPMRVKCATLAWHTLRSALDETGELAPE